The genome window CGGGGAAGCGATCACGTCACGAATACAGCGACGCAGATCCAAATCATGAAAGCGCTGGGGCATGACCACCCGTCCTTCGCGCATCACTCGTTGCTGACGGGCCCACAGGGCGAGGCGCTGTCGAAACGGCTCGGGACGCTCTCGCTCAGGGATTTCCGCGAAGCCGGGATCGAACGTCTCGCGATCCTGTCGCTCATGGCGCGGCTCGGCTCTTCCGATCCGGTCGAACTGCGCGGCTCACTTGCCGAGATCGCCGATGGCTTCGAGGTTTCGCGGTTCGGATCGGCCCCCACGAAATTCGATTCCGAGGATCTCAAGCCGTTGACCGCGCGTGTCCTTGCGTCGAAGCCGTTCGAGCATGTTGCCACGGATATTCGCGTGCTCGGAGTTCCTGACGAGATCGCGCGAGATTTCTGGGATGTCGTCCGCGAAAATATCGAGACGCGCGGCGACATGGTTCGATGGTGGGCGATCTTCCATGACGGTGTCGAACCTATTGTCGAACAAGAGGATCGCATGTTCTGGCAACAGGCTCTGGAGATGTTGCCCGCACATCCCTATGGCCCCGAAACTTGGTCGAACTGGACCAAGGCCGTCGGTCAGGCAACGGGTCGAAAGGGCAAGTCACTGTTCATGCCGCTGCGGCTTGCCGTGACGGGGCAGGCACGGGGACCGGACATGTCGCTCGTCATGCCGCTTTTGCAGCGTCCACTTACGGCATAAGAAGAAACGCACCGTAAAGGGCACCTGCGGCAAGAATCGCGGCGATCAGCATCGCGGCACCGTCCTTCAGCGTCATCGCGATGCCGAACACAGCGATTCCCGCCATCGGCATCGCCGCTGCGAACGGTACGACTTCGAGGGGGGGCGCGGTACAGGCCAAGGCCGCGCAGAGAAGTGCCGCGAACCTGATCGCCCAGGGTCCCGTCAGTAGCTCCAGACGCCCGCCGAAATGTCGATCGATCCATTTTCCGACTCCGCGCGTCTTTTCGACCGCCGACGAAAGCTTGTCGCGATTGACCGATCGACGCGACAGGACAGACGGTAGCCAGAGCGCCCGTTTTCCGATCGCGATCTGCAGGCAGAAGATCAGCACGATCACCGCCATCAAGCTGGGGACGCCCGGAATCCCCCCGAGCGGCGACATTCCGATGAGGCCCGGAAGGAAGACCAGGACACCGCTGCCACGGTGACCGATGCTGTCCTTGACCTCGGCCACGCATATCGTGTCGTCTTTTTCTCGCGTCAGCTTGTCGAGATCGTCGAGAATATCCGTGATCCGGGTCATGCGCTCCCCCTGAGAATGCGCGGGGGAACGCAGCCTCGGATCATCCGTTCCCTGATCGTCCGGGATCCGCGAGCCGATCCAGGATCGAACGGCGGCTGACCTGTCCGATGAGCGCTCCATCCTCTACCACGCCGATCGTCCGTCGATCATCGCGCAACGCATCCATCACCTGATGGATCGCGGTCTCGGGGTGGATTCCCTCAGCTGGCATGTCCGGGTCGGCAGTCTCCATCACGTCCCGCGCACAGAGAACTCCAAGCGGGTTCATGTGGGCCACGAAGTTCGCCACGTATTCATTTGCCGGCGCTTGATAAATTTCCCTCGGGCTACCGTGTTGCGAGATCCTCCCGCCTTCCATGATCGCGATCCTGTCGCCGAGCTTGAACGCCTCGTCGAGATCGTGGCTCACGAAGACGATCGTGCGGCTCAGACGCTTCTGCAGGTCGATCAGTTCGTCCTGCAGCCGCGTGCGGATCAACGGGTCGAGCGCCGAGAACGGTTCGTCCATCAGGAGGATCGGCGCATCGGTCGCGAAGGCGCGGGCGAGGCCCACGCGTTGTTGCATGCCCCCGGATAGATCGCCGACCTTCCTGTCGGCCCAATCGGAGAGACCGACGAGTTCGAGCTGCCCGAGCACCTTGTCGCGCCGCTTCGCCTTTGACAGACCGCCGAGTTCGAGCCCGAGGCCGACATTCTCGGCGACGCTGCGCCAGGGAAGCAGGCCGAATTGCTGAAAGACCATGGACACGTCGTCAAGACGCATCCGGCGTAGGTCGCGCGCCTTCGCGGATGTGACGCTGACCATTTCGTCGCCGCGGCGCAGGCGGACTTCGCCCCTGACGACGTCGGCGAGACCGTTGACCGACCGGAGCAGCGTCGACTTGCCCGATCCCGACAATCCCATGAGCACGAGGATCTCGCCTTCGGGCACGTTCAGGCTGCAATCGTGCACGCCGAGGACCTGGCCTGTCTCGCGCTCGATCGTGGCGCGATCGTGACCTTCGTCCATCATGGGAAGCGCAACCTCGGGATTGTCTCCGAAGACGATGGAGACGTTGTCGAAGATGACGGCAGGCTCTTTCATTCGCGGGGCTCGTATCTCAGCGTTCCGACGATCCGGGGCGGCGCGCCGTCTGATGGATGATTCTGGCCGTCCGTGACGTTGACTTCGGACAGGAAGGGCGTCGCGCCTTCGATACAGGCGAGGTTCACACCGTATTCGTCGGGGTTCGAACGTCGAAGATGGTGGGTATAGATGCCGCAATGCCGGCAGAAGTAATGGCGCGCCGTCCCGGTGTTAAAGGTATAGAGCTTCAGATGCTCGGCCCCGTCGATGATATCGAAGTCCTCGATCGGCGCGCTTACCGCGACGGCACCCCGCATCGCGCAGAACGGGCAATCGCAGCGGCGCGCCGAGGCAAGCCCATCGGGCAGTTCGGCGGCAAAGCGGATGCGGCCGCAATGGCAGGCACCTTCGACCCTCATCGCTGCCGAACCCTGAGCGCGCGGTCGAGGATGATCGCCACGACCACGATGACGAAGCCGCTCTCGAAGCCGAGCGAGGTATTGACCTGATTGAGAGCCCGCACGACCGGCACGCCGAGCCCGTCCGCGCCCACGAGCGCCGCGATCACCACCATCGACAGTGACAGCATGATGGTCTGGTTCAGGCCGGCCATGATCTGGGGCAGGGCGCTCGGCAGTTCGATCTTCCAGAGCAACTGCCGCGGCGTTGCGCCGAATGCCTGTGCCGCTTCGATCAGCGGTTTGGGCGTCGACGAGATCCCGAGATGCGTGAGCCGGATCGAGGCCGGCAGCACGAAGATCACCGTCGCCATGAGGCCGGGCACCATGCCGATTCCGAAGAAGACGATTGCCGGGATGAGATAGACGAAGGTCGGCAGCGTCTGCATCAGGTCGAGGACCGGCCGCACCCATGCATAGAGCTTCGGACGATGCGCCACCGCAATTCCGATCGGCACACCCAGCCCCATGCAGACGACGCAGGCCGACAGGACCAGGGTCAGGCTCTCGCTCGTTTCCTCCCAATATCCCTGGTTCAGGACGAAGAGAAACCCGAGGATCACCAGAAGGCAAACCTGCCAGCGGTGCTGAAGATACCACGTGAGGCCCGCGAAGACGGCGATCACCAGAAGCGGGTGATACTCGGCCGGATAGGCCGGGACGTAATCCTCGGCACCGGTCAGCCATCCGATGCCCGGTGGGCTGAGAAACAGCGCCAGCAGGATGTCAATCAGACCCTCGAGGAAAATGGCGATGCCGTCGAAGACTGCTGCCCCGTTGATCTGCAGCCAGTCGAACGCGATGCCGGCGATCCGGCCGACGGGGATCTTGGTGTCGGTCAACCATTCCATCGCCGCAACATGCGGCACGGTCACAGGGATTGAAAGCGGAAAGCTGCCGGGAGAGTGGCCGTGGGCCGCACCGGGCCCTATCTTTGAAGCCGTTCCAAGGCCCGAGGAAAAGGACGCCATGACAACCCGCAGACACTTCCTGACGATCGGTGGCGCATTGGCGCTCACGGGGATTCTGACGATCCCCGTGTCCACCGCTGCCCAGACCTCAGATACTTTCCCGACCGAGAGCGGCGAGATCGTCGTGCATCCGATTTCCCATGCGAGCTTCTGGATGGAGACGCCCGCCGGCGTCATCCTCGTCGATCCAGTCGGTGCCGAGGCGGATTACGAGGATATGCCCGATCCCGATCTCGTTCTCATCACGCATGAACATGGCGATCATTACGATCCGGAACTGCTGTCCGAGATCACCGCCGGCAAGACGCAGATGATCACGAACATCGCAGTCTACGACATGCTTCCCAGCGCTCTTCAGATGATGACGCAGCAGGTCGCCAACGGTGATTCCACCGACGCGCTCGGGGTGGAGATCACGGCGGTTCCGGCCTACAACATCACCGAAGGACGGCTCGACTTCCATCCCGAGGGGCGAGACAACGGCTACGTCCTCGCGATCGACGGTATGCGGGTCTATGTCTCGGGCGATACCGAAGGGACGTCGGAGATGCGCGCGCTCAAGGATATCGACCTGGCCTTCGTCAGCATGAACCTGCCCTTCACGATGGCGGTTGAGCAGGCAGCCGACGCAGTTGCCGAATTCGCTCCGGCCCATGTCTATCCGTACCACTACCGTGGTCGGGACGGCGGCACGCAGGATCCCGAGGCTTTTGCCGAACTCCTGCAACAGGCCGGGGCCGGGACCGAAGTTCATATCGGCAACTGGTATCCCGAGGGTCTTTGACCTTTCGACGGGGCGGATATGTCCACCCGTTCACTTTTGCCGATTGAAATGAAAGTCGGGGGGCCAACCGGCCCCCCGTATCGTCTGTAGCTGATGACGATCCTCAGGAATGGATCGCACCGTCTCCGCAAGCGAGGGCTGCCTCACGCACTGCTTCCGAATAGGTCGGATGGGCGTGGCAAGTCAGCGCCAAATCTTCCGCCGCGGCACCGAATTCCATCGCGACGCAAACCTCGTGGATCAGGTCGCCGGCCATCGGTCCGATGATATGCGCGCCGAGAATGCGATCCGTCTCCCTGTGCGCGAGGATCTTGACGAAACCGTCGGCGGCGAAATTCGCCTTGGCCCGGCCATTCCCCATGAAGCTGAACTTGCCGACCTTGTAAGGCACCTCGTCCTGCTTCAACTGCTCTTCGGTGCGTCCGACGCTGGCCACTTCGGGATGGGTATAGATTACGCTCGGGATGACACCGTAATTCACGTGGCCATGTTTTCCGGCCAGCACCTCGGCCACGGCCATGCCCTCGTCTTCGGCCTTGTGGGCGAGCATGGGTCCCGCGATGCAATCGCCAATCGCATAGATCCCGTCTTTCGTGGTCTTCCAGTGATCGTCGGTCTTGATCTGACCGCGCTCCGTCGTCTCGACGCCGAGATCCTCGAGGCCGAGCCCCTTGGTCACCGGCTTGCGCCCGGTCGCGACGAGAACGATGTCGGCATCAATGGTCTCTTCGCTCTCGTCTTTCTTGAGCTTGTAGCTGACCTTGGCCTTGCCGTCGCTTATTTCGGCACCTTGAACGGCGGCCCCGAGGACGAATTTCATGCCCTGCTTCGACAGCAATTTCTGGAAGTTCTTCTGCACCTCACCGTCCATTCCGGGTGTCACCGTGTCAAGATATTCGAGCACGGTCACCTCCGCTCCGAGCCGGGCATAGACGCTGCCCATCTCGAGCCCGATGACGCCCGCACCGATCACGACCATCTTCTTCGGGATCTCCTTCAGCGACAATGCGCCGGTGGAACTCACGATGGTTTCCTCGTCGATCTCGATGCCGGGAAGGGTGGCCGAATCCGACCCGCTGGCGATCACGATGTTCTTTGCGTCATGCACCTCGTCGCCGACCTTCACCTTGCCCGCCTCGGGGATCGAGGCCCAGCCCTTCAGCCAGTCGACCTTGTTCTTCTTGAAGAGGAATTCGATCCCCTTCGTATTCTGGCCGATCGTGTCGTCCTTGTAGGCCTGCATCGCGGACCAATCGACCTTCGGAGCGTCGACATTCAGGCCCATCTTCGAGAAGTTGTGCTCCGCCTCGTGGAGCATCTCGGTCGCATGAAGCAGCGCCTTGGATGGAATGCAGCCGATATTGAGGCACGTCCCGCCAAGCGTTTCGCGTCCCTCGACGCATGCGGTCTTGAGGCCAAGCTGTGCACAGCGGATGGCGCAGACATAGCCGCCGGGGCCGGAGCCGATGATGATGACGTCGTAACTAGCCATTGGTCTTTCCTGAAGTCAGAGGAGGGCGAGAAGAAGCATGAGCACGGTCGCGATCCAACCCGCCCCGAAGATGAACGAGCGCCACGGCACCCAGCCGTAGGCATAGGCCGGCACGTAGAGGATCCTCGCCGCAAGATAGATCCACGCCAGCGTCGCGGTCAGGGCGCTGCCGGTGCCGGTCAGCGTCACCGCGACCGCGGCGATCGCGAAGAGCAGCAACGCTTCGTTGTGGTTGTCGTAGGCCCGCATGATCCTGCCAGTCCGACGCGACAGGATCTGATCCTTCGGTCGCTGCAGGTCCTGCGGATCGCGGGGCCCCATCGTCGTACGTGGTCCGAGTTCGAGATTGGCGGGAACCGCGAAGAGGACCAACTGCACGGCTTGCAGCAAGGCAGACAGGATCAGAACGAGGAGTTCGGTCGTCATGCGCGGTTCCTTCGGAGGCTATGCTCAGACGGTGCGGAGGTAATGCGCCTCGGTTCCGGTCAAGCTCTTGCACAGGCCCCTTTCGGAGGAAAGCCATTCCTCCACCCGCGAGCGGTCCGACGCGTCGAAAA of Palleronia sp. LCG004 contains these proteins:
- the gltX gene encoding glutamate--tRNA ligase; protein product: MTTTRFAPSPTGYLHIGNLRTALFNWLIAKKAGGTFILRLDDTDPVRSTEAYADAIMEDLEWLGLTWDRVERQSKRLDRYAEAAEKMRAEGRLYEAFETPSELDLKRKKQLNMGRPPVYDRAALSLSEADRDRLRAERGAGHWRFKLDQERIEWNDGILGDISIDAASVSDPVLIRGDGQVLYTLASVVDDTEMGVTDVVRGSDHVTNTATQIQIMKALGHDHPSFAHHSLLTGPQGEALSKRLGTLSLRDFREAGIERLAILSLMARLGSSDPVELRGSLAEIADGFEVSRFGSAPTKFDSEDLKPLTARVLASKPFEHVATDIRVLGVPDEIARDFWDVVRENIETRGDMVRWWAIFHDGVEPIVEQEDRMFWQQALEMLPAHPYGPETWSNWTKAVGQATGRKGKSLFMPLRLAVTGQARGPDMSLVMPLLQRPLTA
- the lpdA gene encoding dihydrolipoyl dehydrogenase → MASYDVIIIGSGPGGYVCAIRCAQLGLKTACVEGRETLGGTCLNIGCIPSKALLHATEMLHEAEHNFSKMGLNVDAPKVDWSAMQAYKDDTIGQNTKGIEFLFKKNKVDWLKGWASIPEAGKVKVGDEVHDAKNIVIASGSDSATLPGIEIDEETIVSSTGALSLKEIPKKMVVIGAGVIGLEMGSVYARLGAEVTVLEYLDTVTPGMDGEVQKNFQKLLSKQGMKFVLGAAVQGAEISDGKAKVSYKLKKDESEETIDADIVLVATGRKPVTKGLGLEDLGVETTERGQIKTDDHWKTTKDGIYAIGDCIAGPMLAHKAEDEGMAVAEVLAGKHGHVNYGVIPSVIYTHPEVASVGRTEEQLKQDEVPYKVGKFSFMGNGRAKANFAADGFVKILAHRETDRILGAHIIGPMAGDLIHEVCVAMEFGAAAEDLALTCHAHPTYSEAVREAALACGDGAIHS
- a CDS encoding exopolysaccharide biosynthesis protein; the encoded protein is MTRITDILDDLDKLTREKDDTICVAEVKDSIGHRGSGVLVFLPGLIGMSPLGGIPGVPSLMAVIVLIFCLQIAIGKRALWLPSVLSRRSVNRDKLSSAVEKTRGVGKWIDRHFGGRLELLTGPWAIRFAALLCAALACTAPPLEVVPFAAAMPMAGIAVFGIAMTLKDGAAMLIAAILAAGALYGAFLLMP
- a CDS encoding GFA family protein, which codes for MRVEGACHCGRIRFAAELPDGLASARRCDCPFCAMRGAVAVSAPIEDFDIIDGAEHLKLYTFNTGTARHYFCRHCGIYTHHLRRSNPDEYGVNLACIEGATPFLSEVNVTDGQNHPSDGAPPRIVGTLRYEPRE
- a CDS encoding MAPEG family protein; protein product: MTTELLVLILSALLQAVQLVLFAVPANLELGPRTTMGPRDPQDLQRPKDQILSRRTGRIMRAYDNHNEALLLFAIAAVAVTLTGTGSALTATLAWIYLAARILYVPAYAYGWVPWRSFIFGAGWIATVLMLLLALL
- the choW gene encoding choline ABC transporter permease subunit, producing the protein MEWLTDTKIPVGRIAGIAFDWLQINGAAVFDGIAIFLEGLIDILLALFLSPPGIGWLTGAEDYVPAYPAEYHPLLVIAVFAGLTWYLQHRWQVCLLVILGFLFVLNQGYWEETSESLTLVLSACVVCMGLGVPIGIAVAHRPKLYAWVRPVLDLMQTLPTFVYLIPAIVFFGIGMVPGLMATVIFVLPASIRLTHLGISSTPKPLIEAAQAFGATPRQLLWKIELPSALPQIMAGLNQTIMLSLSMVVIAALVGADGLGVPVVRALNQVNTSLGFESGFVIVVVAIILDRALRVRQR
- a CDS encoding MBL fold metallo-hydrolase, producing the protein MTTRRHFLTIGGALALTGILTIPVSTAAQTSDTFPTESGEIVVHPISHASFWMETPAGVILVDPVGAEADYEDMPDPDLVLITHEHGDHYDPELLSEITAGKTQMITNIAVYDMLPSALQMMTQQVANGDSTDALGVEITAVPAYNITEGRLDFHPEGRDNGYVLAIDGMRVYVSGDTEGTSEMRALKDIDLAFVSMNLPFTMAVEQAADAVAEFAPAHVYPYHYRGRDGGTQDPEAFAELLQQAGAGTEVHIGNWYPEGL
- the choV gene encoding choline ABC transporter ATP-binding protein; this encodes MKEPAVIFDNVSIVFGDNPEVALPMMDEGHDRATIERETGQVLGVHDCSLNVPEGEILVLMGLSGSGKSTLLRSVNGLADVVRGEVRLRRGDEMVSVTSAKARDLRRMRLDDVSMVFQQFGLLPWRSVAENVGLGLELGGLSKAKRRDKVLGQLELVGLSDWADRKVGDLSGGMQQRVGLARAFATDAPILLMDEPFSALDPLIRTRLQDELIDLQKRLSRTIVFVSHDLDEAFKLGDRIAIMEGGRISQHGSPREIYQAPANEYVANFVAHMNPLGVLCARDVMETADPDMPAEGIHPETAIHQVMDALRDDRRTIGVVEDGALIGQVSRRSILDRLADPGRSGNG